The DNA segment GAGTCATCACTTCATATTTATAAAAAAAATCCAGTCGATAACAATCTTGTCGATATTACGAGTAGCGTAATCGTAAAGAATGCTGTTATCAATGGAAAGCCAGTAACAACAGTTGAATACTCTCTCATGGACGGTGGTGCTTTCGATCAAGATGGAGTAAAGAATGGTATTATCGTCGATCCGATATACTTTGGGGTAGCAAGTACGCTTGCTGCTACTGGTGGGAATACTCAGCGTATTCTGATGATTGGCTGCTCTATGGTGTTGCTCGGTGTTATCCTACCCGCAACCATCTTTTTGTACAGAGGAAGAAGAATCCACGCTGCGAAGTAAACAGGATGATGTTATGAAGCTGGCCGAGAGCTTATTCACCTGGATGTGTTGCGTCCATAAATAGCATATGGGATCTGTTATCTGCAACATATTCACCAAGCAGTGTTACCTGATGATCGCTTTTTTCGATCTGTTTTATCACGTGGTAAAGTTGCTCACCGGCTGCATCAACATCGATGAAGAACTTATAGTTCCATGGTTTACCAACAATGGGTTGTGACTGGAGTTTAGCGAGATTGATTCCGGCATCGGCAAACACCTGTAATACCTCGACAAGAGCACCGGGCTTATGACTGGTAGTAATCACCAGTGAGGATTTTGAGGCGTTTGCCTGGGCAGGTGTGGGCTCAAGGACGAGAAAACGCGTACTGTTGTCTTTGTGGTTTTGGATAGACCGTGCAATGATAGGGAGAGAGTGTAGCCTCGCTGCTTGAGCACCAGCGATCGCTGCCATGTGCCGACCCTTTTCTGTTTTGATGAACTCGACCGCTCCTGCGGTATCAAAAAAATCGATCAACTCCGCGTTTGGCAGGTGTTTGGAAAGCCATTTGCGGCATTGTGCGAGAGCAACCGGGTGTGAGTAGACCTCAGTAATATCAGCTAGGGTAGCACCAGGGTTTACTACCAACATTTGATCGATGGCGAGCTTAACCTCGCCAATAATGGGCGCTTCACAC comes from the Candidatus Saccharimonas aalborgensis genome and includes:
- a CDS encoding prephenate dehydratase, translated to MNVAIQGQAGSFHEQVAKQWYGDSVTIIPCTSFRDAFEAFGSDEADALVTAVENTIFGSINEVYQLIEECEAPIIGEVKLAIDQMLVVNPGATLADITEVYSHPVALAQCRKWLSKHLPNAELIDFFDTAGAVEFIKTEKGRHMAAIAGAQAARLHSLPIIARSIQNHKDNSTRFLVLEPTPAQANASKSSLVITTSHKPGALVEVLQVFADAGINLAKLQSQPIVGKPWNYKFFIDVDAAGEQLYHVIKQIEKSDHQVTLLGEYVADNRSHMLFMDATHPGE